Part of the Deltaproteobacteria bacterium genome, CAAAAGGCCGTGCAACTAATCCATCAGAGCAATCCGCAAACCTGGCTTTAACCCCATTATGACTAGCCAACATCTATCTCCATATAACTAAGATGCATTTATGGCAGCTATTTCCGCGATAGCGAGAAGATTCCCGTGAGATCTAGGTTGTGTAACGCCATCACTTACTAGCTCTGATAAGCTAACCATGCTTCGCGCCTTTATACCGTTTTCAAAAAGTAAGTTAAATATTTTACTTTTTAAAAACGGTATTTGTTGTTTATTGGCAAGTGCTTACGCACTTGCTTTTTATACCCTTTACAAAAATGCTTTTTGTAAAGGGTATAAAAGGGCGGCTTATCCGTTTAGCGACCAGCCATGCGCAATACCATGCCACCTAAAACCTCAATAAAACTATCGCTATAGTTTACTGCCTTAAGATAACGAAACTTGCTTCCGCCGGCGTGAAGAAACATTTCGCGATTTTCCTTGTCGATTTCGTGCAGGGTTTCTAGGCAATCAGAGGTAAATCCTGGGCATATCACATCCACCGATTTTACTCCGCTACGTGCCAAACTTTTAAGCCGTTCATCCGTATAAGGCTTAAGCCATTCTTGCCGCCCAAAGCGCGATTGAAAAGTAACTTCTACGCGCTCCTTAGCAAGCGACAGGCTCTCCGTTAACAAAAAAGCAGTTCTTTGGCATTGTTGAAGATATGGGTCTCCCGCATCGGAATAACTTTTTGGCAAGCCATGAAAAGAAATGAGCAGTTTTTCTGGCTCCCCATCCTTAGCCCAATAGTCGCTAACAGATTTAGAAAGCGTTGCAATGTAGTTTTCGTCAGCAAAAAAACTCATTTTCATCCGAAACTCTGGAATGTTTCTAGATCTCTTCAACTCCTCCACGACTAAGTCAAAACACGAAGCCGTCGTAGTAGCGGAATACTGCGGATACAGTGGCAATACTAACAAGCGACTAATGCCAAGAGATTGAAAGCGTGCCAAAGCTTGTGCGATTGAAGGATTGCCGTATCGCATCGCAAATTCGACCTTAAAAGATTCGTTTGCTAAATCCCTCTGCAATACTTCTTGCAATTTTTCAGCTTGCAATCTGGTATTAACTAGTAGAGGCGAGCCTGTATCTGTCCAAATCTCTCGATAAAACTTGGCAGACCGCCGCGAGCGAAATGGCAAAATAACTCCATACAAAAGCAGCTTCCATTTTAAACCCTGATTTTCAACAACGCGTGGGTCGGACAAGAATTCTCTTAAATATCTAAAAACGGCGCTATATGTCGGCGCATCGGGAGTTCCCATATTTAGCAACAAAACCCCCGTAAATGGCTTTGGATTTGCGCTACCTGCCATTGCCTGCATCTCCTTCTTCTTCCGAACTCCTAGCATAAACGCCTACTAACCTCGTCCTTCGCGGCATTGCGCAGCGCGTTGACCTCTTCTGCTAAAGCCTTTGCTAAAGATACAGCTTCATCTAGCGTGGCGTTTGGCCCGAAAGAAATTCTAGCTGTAGACATGCATTCCATATCGCTTAACCCCATAGCTCTAAGCACATGCGAAGGGTCTAATTTCGCCGCACTACAAGCCGCTCCGGCTGAAATAACTATATTTCTACTA contains:
- a CDS encoding ferrochelatase; translated protein: MQAMAGSANPKPFTGVLLLNMGTPDAPTYSAVFRYLREFLSDPRVVENQGLKWKLLLYGVILPFRSRRSAKFYREIWTDTGSPLLVNTRLQAEKLQEVLQRDLANESFKVEFAMRYGNPSIAQALARFQSLGISRLLVLPLYPQYSATTTASCFDLVVEELKRSRNIPEFRMKMSFFADENYIATLSKSVSDYWAKDGEPEKLLISFHGLPKSYSDAGDPYLQQCQRTAFLLTESLSLAKERVEVTFQSRFGRQEWLKPYTDERLKSLARSGVKSVDVICPGFTSDCLETLHEIDKENREMFLHAGGSKFRYLKAVNYSDSFIEVLGGMVLRMAGR